The Arcobacter lacus genome includes a region encoding these proteins:
- a CDS encoding cache domain-containing protein: MNYNIEKNLLKTIMMSFLVIMSAMILAISFFYLENTQDNLKKQMENYENEYYKEIKETLKMRVTMVTDILDYNIAYSNLTEQEQKEYAIKLLSNLTFEQKKSNYIFIYEVVNFEGGDNFAKMLVNPNRPDLSGKFISTNEEDVNGKKFRKEFLENIIKTGESYTSYSYKKPDSKNLIYKLSYFKFYPKYNWIVAVGIYTDDIENELNIKKEEQEQEIKKQISQNIILFLLFFIIAILISMAISNEIYKILKDYRQKVDENEKELKILNKSLEEMMSNIAHQWRQPLAEISSILMLIKLKYDTNRLDKESMKQKLKEANMVLEYMSNTIDDFRGFFSTNKEKEKFYLSELIDSVITINSTVLRINNIQIDVNIDKNIELETYLNEYQQVILNILKNAKDVLIEKDIKKPLIKIYSLEDKNSISLIIEDNGGGINIEPLNKIFEAYYSSKSQSKGTGIGLYMSKMIVEKSLKGILSVENSNFGAKFSIILEKETKS, translated from the coding sequence TTGAACTACAACATAGAAAAAAATCTATTAAAAACCATTATGATGAGTTTTTTAGTAATCATGTCCGCCATGATTCTTGCTATATCATTTTTTTATTTGGAAAATACACAAGATAATTTGAAAAAACAAATGGAAAACTATGAAAATGAATATTATAAAGAGATAAAAGAGACTTTAAAAATGAGAGTTACAATGGTAACTGATATTTTAGATTATAACATTGCTTACTCAAATCTGACAGAACAAGAACAAAAAGAGTATGCAATAAAACTTTTAAGCAATTTAACATTTGAACAAAAAAAGAGTAACTATATTTTTATTTATGAAGTTGTAAATTTTGAAGGTGGTGATAACTTTGCAAAAATGCTAGTAAATCCTAATAGACCAGATTTATCTGGAAAATTTATATCTACAAATGAAGAAGATGTAAATGGAAAAAAGTTTAGAAAAGAATTTTTAGAAAATATAATAAAAACAGGAGAATCATATACTTCTTATTCATACAAAAAACCTGATTCAAAAAATCTTATTTATAAATTATCATATTTTAAATTTTATCCTAAATACAACTGGATTGTAGCAGTTGGTATTTATACTGATGATATAGAAAATGAATTAAATATAAAAAAAGAAGAACAAGAGCAGGAAATAAAAAAACAAATTTCACAAAATATAATACTTTTTTTATTATTTTTTATAATTGCAATTTTAATTTCAATGGCTATATCAAATGAGATTTACAAAATTTTAAAAGATTATAGACAAAAAGTCGATGAAAATGAAAAAGAACTAAAAATTTTAAATAAATCTTTGGAAGAGATGATGTCAAATATTGCTCATCAATGGAGACAACCATTAGCTGAAATATCTTCAATATTAATGCTAATAAAATTAAAGTATGATACAAATCGTTTAGATAAAGAGAGTATGAAACAAAAATTAAAAGAAGCAAATATGGTTTTAGAATATATGTCAAATACAATCGATGATTTTAGAGGATTTTTTTCTACAAATAAAGAAAAAGAAAAATTTTATTTGAGTGAATTAATTGATAGTGTAATAACTATCAATTCTACTGTTTTAAGAATAAACAACATTCAAATAGATGTAAATATAGATAAAAATATTGAATTAGAAACTTATTTAAATGAATATCAACAAGTTATTTTAAATATTTTGAAAAATGCAAAAGATGTTTTAATAGAAAAAGATATAAAAAAACCTCTTATAAAAATTTATTCTCTTGAAGATAAAAATAGTATTAGTTTAATTATAGAAGATAATGGTGGAGGAATTAATATAGAACCTTTAAACAAAATTTTTGAAGCATATTATTCATCTAAAAGTCAGAGTAAAGGAACAGGAATTGGGCTTTATATGTCAAAAATGATAGTTGAAAAAAGTTTAAAAGGAATTTTAAGTGTAGAAAATAGTAATTTTGGAGCTAAATTTAGTATTATTTTGGAAAAAGAGACTAAAAGTTAA